The window aagaaggccttggtgtcaccaaatcgaattctgattggttaaagcaacagtcttatcgacgcatgtttaatgcagcagagcctgcacactgattgtgaaggccttgaggcagatttctgaccctggcaacaaataatggctgaaatgtgattggttaaatgcttcaatatgaaaacacacatctggaagcagtgcaaccaggggggaaagcaatgaaaggaagctaacagacaatttggaattatttaataagtattcatggacaaaatttaattaacataaatcagtctgtgattctgatatttcttaggccaacagagaaggccttgtgTTGTGTTcaacagattgtttttttaatcattatttttttatttattgagttGTCTAACTTGTTCCACAACTTTTTATTTGAAACATCAGAAAAAGAACCAAGAAATACTGTCCAATAAAATACATTCGAAATTCTGACATTCGATATGAATgaggaagattttttttggtgtatGACGTCCATAATATTTCAGCCATACGTGCATTCATTTGATAAACAAAAACACGTAGCCGCAACCTTACCGTGCGGATGAACTTATTTAGATGCTATTGTGGCGTTGTATCATATGAAATAGAATTATTTTTCTATACGTATTCCGCTGGGTTTTGCGTCACAGCTGCCTTATATTTAAGTTGGGCGTGTTAAAGCCACCCTATTTCCGCAAACATGGCGGCCGTACTGAGCGATGTAGTGGCGCCGGAGGATCTGCTCGTAAGTTTGAAATAACACTTTCCCCCTCATTTCCTGTCGTTTGACAGTTTGCGTTCCGACCGCCGGGCTCGCGTCTAAGACCACTTCCAAGGCGATGGCATTGTTTGGCTCGCTTATTGTCGCGTCACTTAgcttgctaatgctaatgctaataccCATTGAGAACGCTTTCCGCCAGTCACTCCAAGTCTGAAAAGCTAACACAGctcaaactttatttaaaagtcTCTGCTCCTCCACTTAACACGTGAAAGTCATCGCACACCCATTTCCCATTGGGAAGACCTCCCATTTAAGTCTtcggtgccattgacaatgatagacgtccaattacgTGCCTCATGATATCTATAAATGCTGGCCACTAGTAGACGTCCGACCCATTTGAAGAAAGCAAAAGAACGCTCCGGGGAATTAAATCTATTGAACTGCTGTAGAAATTTGAGAAGAAGTACAACAACGAGCTGGCCAAGGGAGCTGTTTCCAAGGAGACCAAGTTTGAATATGCTTGGTGTCTGATCAGGAGCAAATTCACGGACGACATCAAGAAAGGAATCGCCTTGTTGGAGGGTGAGCGCGGTCCTTGCGGTCCTTGCGGCCTCCTCGCTAATCCATCCATTGTTGTCGTACGGCCCAGAACTGGTCCAGAAAGCCTCCAAGGATGACATGCGGGACTACTTCTTCTACCTGGCCGTGGCCAACTACAGACTAAAGGTGAGAAGTTGGCTGGGGTTTGAAAtgttctgtatttatttatttatgcctGCGGCAGGAATACGAAGAAGCCCTCAAGTACATCCGCATCCTGCTGAGCAACGAGCCCGGCAACAAGCAGGCCTTGGAGTTGCAGGCGCTCATCGACAAGGCCTTGAAAAAAGGTAACATCTTCCGCAACGAacgaacgcacgcacgcacgcactcacGCTCGCCGACCCTGACACTCACCTTCACTCTGTCATTGTCCTCTTTTCTAGATGGCTTGGTGGGCATGGCCATCGTGGGGGGGATTGGCCTGGGCGTGGCCGGCTTGGCCGGGCTTATCGGGCTGGCCGTGGCCAAGCGAGGGTCCAAATTCTAACCTCGACTTTCAACTTTTTGCTTCCGGAACGTTACCCGAGCGGATACACTTTTGCGTTAACGTTGGGCGTCGGTGGCCACCCGTGTACATAACAAAGTCAAATCTAGGCACAACCCCCTCACCCTAAAAGGGAACGTTGTGGCGTCTCAACCGGAGCTGCTTGTTTTCCCAGGTCATCAATAAtaaaaagaaggggaaaaaacaaacagaggAATGTGAAGTTGAGTCACCTGTTCTCGTGTCACAGGAAGTTTACTGTCCGCCGAGTACGCGGCGATCTCAGCGACAAAAACTAAAAGGGCGACTTGGCCTAGTTGGCTGGCCTCTTAATCACGTTGACCCAAAGATGAATTACAATTTGTCAACGCCATCCTGCGTGAAACAATGTGGGCATTATCAGCCTCGTGAGGCGTTACTGATTAACTGGCCTGACACCCGCGTCAAAACTCGCCGTCAAAAAACGAGAGCGATTGGCGACAGTCTGTTTGATGATGTGAAGGTAAACCCAGTCCTTCGCTAGTCGACGTCCGGTCCTTTTGAAGCGGGAGGCCGGCAGCAAAGGACGGTACGTGAGACGGAACGGACGCACGCCTACGTTAACTCCAGCCGTTGACGTGTCGGTGTCATCCGAAATTACTGACTTTGACACGCGTGTTTGGCCCTGTCGTAAATATTTGCTGTCATAGTCGTGTTTCCcgtgctttgtttttatttgatctgCGCTCAATGACCGCGAGGTAAATTGGAGGGCGTGAAAAATGGAGGAATTGATTTCCCTGATGAGAGAGatgcaataaaaaatgttttaccttAAAAACTTCCATTTGAAGAAAATGCAATGGTTGTGTtcaggttttgttttttctccagTGTAAAGCATTTCGttaccctttttaaaaaaaatcatccattgactattagttatttaaaaaacattgtatGAATACTTTCGCTATTGggactctttttttaaaaatagttttgggCCATTTCTTGCTCACTCTGATCTGGGCtgttttcctcttcattttggggACCCCCCAAAAGTCCCAAAGTTTTTTCCCCGTTTAAACGTAGCATTTGAATCAATGAAGCGCCGCCCCAAAACGGACCAAGAAACCAATATAAAAGCGCAAAGTGTGCAGTAGGTGCTACTCCCGTGACCATTGGACTCTGTGTGAGGTGAGGTGATAAACACCTGTTTGGAAAGAAGAAGTGAGCGGAGAGAAAAGGCAGGTGATACAAGTCTGGCTTCGCGGCCGCCGTTCAAACTCGGGCCGACGTGTCCATCGGTCGGGAATGGTGTAGCAAATGGCTGATGGATCCCATCATGGAAGTGGTGGCCTTGTTTCCGGACTTCCTGGGCTGTGTGTTGGTGGTGGTATCATCCCCACGTCCACCATCTAGGAGAACCTGTGGATGTCCTGTGCCACCGACTCCACCGGCGTGCATAACTGTTGGGAGTTCCCATCCCTGGTGGCTTTGAACAGTGAGCGGCGCCCCGCCTCCGCCGCGCCGAACTTGCTCAAGTCACGCTCACTGGCTCGCCTCCTCCGACCAGGTTACGTCCAAGCGTTCCATGCCCTCATGAATGTGTCGGTGGTGATGGGCCGCTTTGGCCTGGTGGCGGCGCTGGTGGGCAGTGTACGCTTTCAACATCACCCAGGCACCAGATAGGATGGTACCGCCGGCGGGAAAGGGTGGGGAGTGCGCTGACGCCGCCCAACCACCCCTTGATTTGTGTCTTTCTACATTTTTCTTCCAAACATGCACAATAAAGCAACTCGTTCAACACACATTTATGTTGGATGCatccattttaatgttattagCACGTTCAACGGCTTTTCTGACAGCGTTATTCAAGTTTTTGGGCGCTTGCATTTTCTGACGGCGAGTCGACGCGGAGGTTGGACCGCATTAAAAGAGGCCCCAAACAAACGCCAGGGAGCGGGATCGAACTACACGTCTcgtatttttccttcaaagtgtcCCATTTCGACGACGGACCCCGACCTTTTCGCCGGGGCTGGCGTACGGCGCGGGGAGGGACGGCCGACGCAGCTTGACGCTGAACGGTCGCAAGTGTAAAAACGGCTAGTGGCAGACGGCGTCGTCCAGAATGTCCGCCTCGGCCTCAATGAACACCACGTGATGACCCGGAATCATGGTAAGGCCCAGAACTCGGGGTTCCATCTGGGAGAAAGTGTCTGAAACGACAGTAAGGAGGAGAAAGCTGAACATCCAACACGAAAAACCTGCTTGGGGCTCAGGGTTGGGCTCCCAGTCCCACCTGTGGATTTGAGGAACTCCTGAGCCATACTACCATCAGGAATCGAGCCTACAACTCCCCACattgaagtcaggtgagtgaaccaacACACCATCAGGGAGTCTCCAATTAACTTTGTGTGTTCCAAATGTATTGTTCTTATCGCAAGGCATGTGAAGTTTacgcagtggtggaccgtcagggcctgcaagaccttctctgctggcctaaaaaaatatctgaatcacagactgatgttaattatgttttgtctatgAATACTCATgataaattccaaattgtctgtcagcttcctttcattgcttttcccctggttgcgctgcttccagatgagtgttttcatatttaagcatctaaccaatcacgaATAAGGACGACCTTATTCCAGCCAATACGACCATTAGTAAAAGTTACactaatataaaatgaaagaaaatcagcACACCTAAATCAGAAACTACAACTCCACACATTTTGGGTAAAAACCGGGAAAACAACATTTCAAATTAACTCTGTTGCGTTATTTTCTCAAatacaaaggaagaaaaaactTGAAGTTTCAATTTGGATTTCTCAGACTTTGACGTAAATTAATATTTGGTGTTATCCTGGGGACACCATGTCCTTATAATATGAGATGTATTCCAACCTATTAGGGATAAGTTCGTTGAGTCCACCTGTTGCACGGTGGCGCATGCATACTTGGGTGTCAGCATTGTTGCACTCTTGGTTCAAGGTAAAAGACGTTAACGGATGACTGTGTCATGGCTCTCTTCTTCAATACAGTACAACTGGCAACGAGGATTAATTGCGGagggaaaaagacaaaagagatACTGTCAGTACTAGTGAGTACAGTGGCTCAAATCGGCAAGGTTGATGAATATAAGCCTGAAAATTAGCCGTGGACAACATATATTGAGCGGTTGGAGCAGTTCCTTGATGCCAACGACATGTGACAACCGTGTTGCTAAGCCAGTAGCGGGCCGTCacggccttcaaggccttctctgctggcctaagaaatatctgaatcatatattatattttgtccatcaatacttattaaataattccaaattatctgttagcttcctttcattgctttcccccctggttgcactgcttccagatgtgtgttttcatattgaagcatttaaccaatcacatttcagccattatttgttgccagcgTCAGaaatcagaaatctgcctcaaggccttcacaatcagttctgcaggctctgctgcattaaacaagcgtcgataagactgttgctttaaccaatcagaattcaatttggtgacaccaaggcctcgCAGGCGTAGtaatacgtcattgccttctcgcagtcgtagggaaacttcatcgctttcaccaactatgattggctagtgatagagtaggcggaccaaagccaaagtgagccagccaTAGCTtgcaaactcaacccacaatggccgacggaggaaaacaaatggatttagttgcagatttgctggcaaagccattttcc is drawn from Stigmatopora argus isolate UIUO_Sarg chromosome 20, RoL_Sarg_1.0, whole genome shotgun sequence and contains these coding sequences:
- the LOC144065639 gene encoding mitochondrial fission 1 protein-like, which gives rise to MAAVLSDVVAPEDLLKFEKKYNNELAKGAVSKETKFEYAWCLIRSKFTDDIKKGIALLEELVQKASKDDMRDYFFYLAVANYRLKEYEEALKYIRILLSNEPGNKQALELQALIDKALKKDGLVGMAIVGGIGLGVAGLAGLIGLAVAKRGSKF